A portion of the Citrobacter rodentium NBRC 105723 = DSM 16636 genome contains these proteins:
- the pepP gene encoding Xaa-Pro aminopeptidase, which produces MTPQEYQRRRQALLAQMQPGSAALIFAAPEVTRSADSEYPYRQSSDFWYFTGFNEPEAVLVLIKSDETHNHSVLFNRVRDLTAEIWFGRRLGQDAAPEKLGVDRALAFSEINQQLYQLLNGLDTVYHAQGEYAWADEIVFSALEKLRKGSRQNLKAPSTLTDWRPMVHEMRLFKSEEEIAVMRRAGEITALAHTRAMEKCRPGMYEYQLEGEIHHEFNRHGARFPSYNTIVGSGENGCILHYTENESEMRDGDLVLIDAGCEYKGYAGDITRTFPVNGKFTAAQREIYDIVLESLETSLRLYRPGTSIQEVTGEVVRIMISGLVKLGILHGEVDQLIADNAHRPFFMHGLSHWLGLDVHDVGEYGQERSRILEPGMVITVEPGLYIAPDADVPEAWRGIGIRIEDDILITENGNENLTASVVKKADEIEALMAAARQQ; this is translated from the coding sequence ATGACACCGCAGGAATACCAACGTCGTCGCCAGGCGCTGCTGGCGCAAATGCAGCCCGGCAGCGCCGCGCTGATTTTTGCCGCGCCCGAAGTGACGCGCAGCGCGGACAGCGAATACCCGTATCGCCAGAGCAGCGATTTCTGGTATTTCACCGGCTTTAACGAGCCGGAAGCTGTGCTGGTGCTGATTAAAAGCGACGAGACGCATAACCACAGCGTATTGTTCAACCGCGTGCGCGATCTGACCGCGGAGATCTGGTTCGGCCGTCGTCTGGGGCAGGATGCCGCGCCGGAAAAGCTGGGTGTTGACCGCGCGCTGGCCTTCAGTGAAATTAATCAACAGCTGTATCAACTGCTTAACGGTCTGGACACCGTTTACCACGCGCAGGGCGAATATGCCTGGGCCGATGAGATCGTCTTTTCCGCGCTGGAAAAATTGCGTAAAGGCAGCCGGCAGAATCTGAAAGCGCCGTCTACCCTGACCGACTGGCGGCCGATGGTGCATGAAATGCGCCTGTTCAAATCGGAAGAGGAGATCGCCGTTATGCGTCGCGCCGGGGAGATCACCGCGCTGGCGCATACCCGGGCGATGGAAAAATGCCGTCCGGGGATGTACGAGTATCAGCTGGAAGGCGAAATCCATCACGAATTTAATCGCCACGGCGCACGCTTTCCCTCTTATAACACCATTGTCGGCAGCGGTGAAAATGGCTGCATTCTGCACTACACCGAAAACGAAAGCGAAATGCGCGACGGCGATCTGGTGCTGATTGATGCAGGCTGTGAATACAAAGGCTATGCGGGCGACATTACGCGCACCTTCCCGGTGAACGGCAAATTCACCGCGGCCCAGCGGGAAATTTACGACATCGTACTCGAGTCGCTGGAAACCAGTCTGCGCCTGTACCGTCCGGGAACCTCCATTCAGGAAGTCACCGGCGAAGTGGTGCGTATTATGATTAGCGGGCTGGTGAAGCTGGGCATTCTGCACGGCGAGGTGGATCAGCTGATTGCCGACAACGCTCATCGGCCGTTCTTTATGCATGGCCTGAGCCACTGGCTGGGGCTGGATGTGCATGATGTTGGCGAATATGGTCAGGAGCGCTCGCGCATCCTCGAACCGGGCATGGTGATTACCGTTGAGCCGGGGCTGTACATCGCTCCGGACGCCGATGTGCCGGAAGCCTGGCGTGGGATCGGCATTCGCATCGAAGACGACATTCTGATCACCGAAAACGGCAACGAAAATCTTACCGCCAGCGTCGTGAAAAAGGCCGATGAGATTGAAGCGCTGATGGCGGCAGCGCGCCAGCAATGA